From one Trueperella pyogenes genomic stretch:
- a CDS encoding DUF3566 domain-containing protein, with the protein MTENTIPTSDTSAAAEAKPMDVGIRRVRMTISRVDPLSALKLSFLVSVGVGIMIVVAAILLWFTLDAMHVWARIEELLVTLNSAPLLELGQFMQFGRVVSFAVVVGVIEVVLMTALGTITALLYNVVAMLVGGLYITVTDE; encoded by the coding sequence ATGACTGAGAACACTATCCCCACGAGCGACACGAGCGCGGCGGCTGAGGCGAAACCCATGGACGTAGGTATTCGCCGCGTGCGCATGACGATTTCGCGAGTCGATCCACTTTCCGCACTCAAGCTGTCCTTCCTGGTCTCGGTCGGCGTGGGCATCATGATCGTGGTCGCAGCGATCCTACTGTGGTTTACCCTCGACGCGATGCACGTGTGGGCCCGGATCGAAGAACTACTCGTGACTCTCAATTCCGCTCCACTCCTCGAACTAGGCCAGTTCATGCAGTTCGGGCGCGTGGTGTCTTTCGCCGTCGTGGTGGGCGTGATAGAGGTGGTGCTCATGACTGCCCTCGGCACGATCACCGCGCTGCTGTACAACGTAGTGGCCATGTTGGTCGGCGGCCTGTATATCACGGTGACGGACGAATAA
- the gyrB gene encoding DNA topoisomerase (ATP-hydrolyzing) subunit B, which translates to MAENENRIGTVSADQTYDASNITVLEGLEAVRKRPGMYIGSTGERGLHHLVYEVVDNSVDEALAGFCDHIEITLLENGGCRVSDNGRGIPVDIHPTEGLPAVQVVMTVLHAGGKFGNGGYAVSGGLHGVGVSVVNALSTRMDTEVRRDGYVWRISYENGVPVAPLEKGEPTDETGTTQTFWPNGDIFETVDFDFETLRHRLQQMAFLNKGLRITLTDERAQAVPEGEEVVGAEDSLAEEKQPKLEVTYKYDGGLLDYVKHLVKTKKVEPVHADPIYFEAEDQEKKISVEVAMQWTTSYSETLHTFANTINTTEGGTHEEGFRTALTSVINKYARDKGLLKEKDANLSGDDIREGLAVVISVKLGEPQFEGQTKTKLGNTEARTFVQQQTYAQITDWLDMNPSDAKEVIRKATQAYQARIAARKAREATRRKSVLESASMPGKLKDCTSRDPQECEIFIVEGDSAGGSAVNGRDPQHQAIMPIRGKILNVEKARLDRALSSDSIQNLITAFGTGVGEEFDIGKLRYHKIVFMADADVDGQHIATLLLTLVYRYMRPLIEAGYVYLAMPPLYRIKWTNAPHQYVFSDAERDAVLKEGIAEGKKLPKAEGQGIQRYKGLGEMNDSELWDTTMNPETRTLKRVNIGEAAATDEAFSILMGEDVGSRRSFIQRNARDVRFLDI; encoded by the coding sequence GTGGCGGAAAACGAGAATCGGATCGGGACTGTCTCAGCGGATCAGACATACGATGCTTCAAACATCACCGTTCTTGAAGGACTGGAAGCTGTTCGCAAGCGTCCAGGTATGTATATCGGTTCTACGGGGGAGCGCGGCCTACACCACCTGGTCTATGAAGTGGTGGACAACTCGGTCGACGAGGCACTCGCAGGTTTCTGTGATCACATCGAGATTACGTTGTTGGAAAACGGCGGGTGCCGGGTGTCCGATAATGGGCGTGGGATTCCTGTGGATATTCACCCCACCGAAGGACTTCCTGCGGTCCAAGTAGTTATGACCGTCCTGCATGCCGGTGGAAAGTTTGGAAACGGCGGATATGCCGTTTCCGGCGGCCTGCACGGCGTCGGCGTTTCCGTGGTCAATGCCTTGTCCACGCGCATGGATACCGAGGTTCGCCGCGACGGCTACGTCTGGCGCATCTCCTACGAAAACGGCGTGCCCGTGGCCCCACTGGAGAAAGGTGAGCCGACCGACGAAACCGGCACCACGCAAACTTTCTGGCCCAACGGCGATATTTTCGAGACCGTCGATTTCGACTTTGAGACTCTGCGGCACCGCCTCCAGCAGATGGCCTTCCTCAACAAGGGGCTGCGTATTACCCTCACTGACGAGCGCGCACAGGCCGTCCCCGAGGGTGAGGAAGTAGTCGGCGCGGAGGACTCCCTCGCCGAGGAGAAGCAGCCCAAGCTTGAGGTCACCTACAAGTACGACGGCGGTCTGCTCGATTACGTCAAGCACCTGGTCAAGACCAAGAAGGTGGAACCGGTTCACGCCGATCCGATTTATTTCGAGGCCGAGGACCAGGAGAAGAAGATTTCGGTCGAGGTGGCGATGCAGTGGACCACCTCCTACTCAGAGACCCTCCACACGTTCGCCAACACGATCAACACCACCGAGGGCGGTACGCACGAAGAAGGTTTCCGCACGGCTCTGACCTCCGTGATTAACAAGTACGCGCGTGACAAGGGCCTGCTCAAAGAAAAGGATGCCAACCTCTCTGGCGATGACATTCGCGAGGGCCTCGCCGTCGTCATCTCCGTCAAGCTCGGTGAGCCACAGTTCGAAGGTCAGACGAAGACCAAACTCGGCAACACGGAGGCGCGCACGTTCGTCCAGCAGCAAACGTACGCGCAGATCACCGACTGGTTGGATATGAATCCCTCCGACGCCAAAGAGGTCATTCGCAAGGCTACCCAGGCGTATCAGGCACGGATCGCCGCCCGGAAGGCGCGCGAGGCAACCCGGCGCAAGTCGGTTCTCGAATCTGCCTCCATGCCCGGAAAGCTCAAGGACTGCACGTCGCGCGATCCACAGGAATGCGAGATCTTCATCGTCGAGGGTGACTCGGCAGGAGGCTCTGCCGTCAACGGGCGCGACCCACAACATCAGGCAATCATGCCGATCCGGGGCAAGATTCTTAACGTGGAAAAGGCGCGTCTAGATCGGGCATTGAGCTCCGATTCGATCCAGAACCTCATCACCGCCTTCGGCACCGGCGTCGGCGAGGAATTCGACATCGGCAAGCTGCGCTACCACAAGATCGTCTTCATGGCCGACGCCGATGTGGACGGCCAGCACATCGCCACCCTGCTCCTGACGCTCGTGTATCGCTACATGCGCCCGCTCATCGAGGCCGGCTATGTTTATCTGGCCATGCCGCCGCTCTACCGGATTAAATGGACGAACGCGCCACACCAGTACGTGTTTTCCGACGCCGAACGGGACGCAGTCCTCAAAGAAGGCATAGCCGAAGGAAAGAAACTCCCCAAGGCCGAAGGGCAAGGTATCCAGCGTTACAAGGGTCTGGGCGAGATGAACGACTCGGAGCTGTGGGATACCACCATGAACCCCGAGACCCGCACACTCAAACGCGTCAATATTGGCGAGGCCGCCGCAACTGACGAGGCCTTCTCCATCCTCATGGGTGAAGACGTGGGATCACGCCGCAGCTTCATCCAGCGCAACGCCCGTGACGTCCGCTTCCTCGACATTTAA
- a CDS encoding CPBP family intramembrane glutamic endopeptidase, translating into MVSKKEIYSFMLWPLLYVVGMGISNFIVYYHYGIEYGGEGYTSAMLPFLAILALGALICLFFHRKNLALPWSERGSLPLFLIVFVPLVIMALYFVFARGSFTPAFIAPLMLTLLVGLAEETMFRRILFIRLLRLFQNQGFIKPLLISAVCFSLLHAVNILGGLPAPQVLAQLATTFIAGLFYGLMFDYTRNIYLLIIMHFLWDYILFSGATQQIPAFTIIMGILQAAEIIIMLVLLVRKWKENSPKL; encoded by the coding sequence ATGGTCAGCAAAAAAGAAATATATTCATTTATGTTGTGGCCCCTTCTTTACGTTGTAGGAATGGGCATTTCCAATTTTATTGTATATTACCATTACGGTATAGAGTATGGCGGCGAGGGTTATACAAGCGCAATGCTTCCATTCCTCGCAATATTAGCACTTGGTGCCCTAATATGCCTTTTTTTCCATAGAAAAAATCTTGCCCTTCCGTGGAGTGAACGTGGCAGCTTGCCACTGTTCCTGATAGTGTTTGTGCCTCTTGTGATAATGGCGTTGTATTTTGTGTTTGCAAGAGGGAGTTTTACGCCTGCGTTCATTGCTCCGCTTATGTTAACACTACTTGTTGGTCTGGCAGAAGAAACCATGTTCCGCAGGATTCTTTTTATTCGGTTGCTCCGTCTGTTTCAGAATCAGGGCTTCATTAAACCGCTTTTGATTTCTGCTGTGTGTTTCAGTCTCCTTCATGCAGTCAATATTTTAGGGGGCTTACCGGCGCCACAGGTTCTTGCGCAGCTTGCGACGACATTCATCGCCGGACTGTTCTATGGGCTTATGTTTGATTACACTAGGAACATATATCTTTTAATCATAATGCACTTTTTGTGGGACTATATACTTTTCAGCGGCGCTACTCAACAGATTCCCGCCTTTACGATTATCATGGGGATATTGCAGGCTGCCGAAATTATTATCATGCTAGTTCTGCTGGTCCGAAAATGGAAGGAAAACTCGCCAAAGCTTTAG
- a CDS encoding DUF721 domain-containing protein has product MMNRIAQAKRAAAEKYQDKLPLEALERVRRMAEEQGWVRVRIMPRLARLDDEQIGEEVFVPTPGQEVGSGARPSKRDPKPLDTIFEHLIRSRGWSAQVEVGALVARWSEIVGEAIANNCVVERFDDGVLTLRASTTSWQTHMNALSSFLDKRLEEELGCGVVKQIVIDGPHARSWKHGRYSVPGRGPRDTYG; this is encoded by the coding sequence ATGATGAATAGAATCGCCCAGGCAAAGCGTGCAGCTGCCGAGAAATATCAGGATAAACTCCCGCTCGAGGCGCTTGAGCGAGTGCGCAGGATGGCCGAAGAACAGGGCTGGGTTCGTGTGCGGATCATGCCGCGCCTCGCCCGCCTCGATGACGAGCAGATAGGCGAAGAGGTATTTGTGCCGACGCCGGGCCAGGAGGTCGGCTCCGGAGCGCGGCCCTCGAAGCGCGATCCGAAGCCGCTCGACACCATCTTCGAACACCTCATTCGCTCTCGCGGCTGGTCGGCGCAAGTTGAGGTGGGCGCCTTGGTTGCGCGGTGGTCGGAGATCGTGGGCGAGGCGATCGCCAACAACTGCGTAGTGGAGAGATTTGACGACGGCGTCCTCACCCTTCGGGCCTCGACTACCTCCTGGCAGACGCATATGAACGCGCTGTCGTCGTTCCTGGATAAGCGGCTCGAAGAGGAGCTGGGCTGCGGCGTCGTAAAACAGATTGTGATCGATGGACCGCACGCGCGCTCGTGGAAGCACGGACGCTATTCGGTGCCGGGTCGCGGGCCTCGCGATACATACGGCTGA
- a CDS encoding carboxylate--amine ligase: MLRKRILPVVVGYDIGAYSFARIFHEETGEKALVLTDAQRGFINNSRILDVRLHPRGTFDDDAAFIAALRGVEREFPDRQLVLLVNSDEHVEFVARSTTDLAKSWFLPYSSSESVMLANSKSSMADVLDSLGLNTPANVVIDLHNAAHVDELDALRYPVVVKPESGADLASNWNAGLRKVSMWTSPTQAREACQELIDAGVAVKIIVQEFIPGDDTTQWLINGYVNGQGAVTACGSGHLVLGLHQPEYIGNAAIVLTEHHRDLIESAQKIVTKANMRGFFSFDVKIDPRDGSVYWLDLNPRIGRGHYYLNAAGVNLARAMIADMYDQDIAFQTNQREALFCIVPSCLASAHYVQDANFWARVRVARRKYGVVNPLVYASDRSIKRTVFRLLNGFNQYRRMRRYYPGACTDSL; this comes from the coding sequence GTGTTGAGAAAGCGTATCCTCCCTGTGGTAGTCGGTTACGACATCGGGGCTTACAGTTTTGCTCGGATCTTCCACGAGGAAACAGGGGAGAAAGCGCTCGTTCTCACTGACGCCCAGCGCGGTTTCATCAATAACTCACGCATCCTCGACGTGCGCCTGCATCCGCGCGGAACCTTTGACGACGACGCTGCTTTTATCGCGGCTCTACGCGGGGTCGAGCGCGAGTTTCCAGATCGCCAGCTGGTACTACTCGTCAACAGCGACGAGCACGTGGAGTTCGTTGCACGCAGCACCACGGATCTGGCGAAATCCTGGTTTCTCCCATATTCTTCTTCTGAATCAGTGATGCTCGCAAACTCCAAGAGTTCCATGGCAGATGTTCTTGACTCGTTGGGATTGAATACGCCTGCTAACGTCGTCATTGATCTGCACAACGCGGCACACGTGGATGAGTTGGACGCGTTGCGCTACCCCGTCGTCGTGAAGCCAGAAAGCGGCGCCGATCTGGCTAGCAACTGGAATGCCGGGCTGCGCAAGGTATCCATGTGGACAAGCCCGACACAGGCACGTGAAGCCTGCCAGGAGCTCATTGACGCGGGCGTCGCCGTGAAGATCATTGTCCAGGAATTTATTCCCGGTGATGACACGACTCAATGGCTGATTAATGGTTACGTCAATGGCCAAGGAGCGGTGACGGCGTGCGGTTCTGGGCACCTGGTGCTGGGCCTCCACCAGCCGGAGTATATAGGTAACGCGGCAATTGTCCTGACCGAGCATCATCGAGATCTCATCGAGTCCGCGCAAAAGATCGTCACCAAAGCCAACATGCGGGGTTTCTTTTCTTTCGATGTAAAGATCGACCCCCGTGATGGGAGTGTCTATTGGCTCGACTTAAATCCGCGTATCGGGCGTGGACACTATTACCTCAACGCTGCTGGCGTTAATCTTGCGCGCGCGATGATTGCCGATATGTACGATCAAGATATTGCGTTCCAAACAAACCAACGTGAAGCTCTTTTTTGCATTGTCCCCTCGTGCCTAGCGAGCGCGCATTATGTACAGGATGCCAATTTTTGGGCACGTGTGCGTGTTGCGCGCAGAAAATATGGTGTAGTTAATCCGCTTGTTTATGCTTCTGATAGGAGTATTAAGCGCACTGTATTTCGGCTGCTCAACGGCTTTAACCAATATCGCCGAATGCGTAGATATTATCCTGGTGCTTGTACGGATTCGCTCTAA
- a CDS encoding IS1/IS1595 family N-terminal zinc-binding domain-containing protein, translating to MTSFNPRARRCPICDEPCKKKGKTAAGSQRWYCKNCRYSFTSTRTDQQKLAQLREFCDYVTDTEPKRCLAGWLRTWDRDHAWCWDTPPVWEPTGEVYDQIFIDGTYIAHGWCVLIAATTDGVIDYQLCHQESKAAYTSLLKRILAPQVVTTDSQRGALAAIKACWPTTHVQRCLVHIQRNIRRITTSRPPIKQHKALYKLALDLTKITTAQPLSARRTRSKEASTRR from the coding sequence GTGACGTCTTTTAATCCGCGTGCCCGTCGCTGCCCGATTTGTGATGAACCATGTAAGAAGAAAGGCAAAACAGCAGCTGGTAGCCAACGCTGGTACTGCAAAAACTGCCGCTATAGTTTCACCTCCACCCGCACAGACCAGCAAAAACTAGCGCAATTGCGCGAGTTTTGTGACTATGTCACCGACACCGAACCCAAACGCTGCTTGGCTGGCTGGCTACGGACCTGGGATCGGGACCATGCCTGGTGTTGGGATACCCCTCCGGTCTGGGAACCTACCGGGGAGGTGTATGACCAAATCTTCATCGACGGAACCTATATCGCTCACGGCTGGTGTGTGCTGATCGCAGCAACTACCGATGGTGTCATCGATTATCAACTATGTCATCAAGAATCCAAAGCCGCCTACACATCGTTACTCAAACGCATCCTTGCACCCCAGGTGGTCACCACCGACAGCCAACGCGGAGCACTAGCCGCGATCAAAGCCTGCTGGCCTACCACACACGTTCAGCGATGCTTGGTCCATATCCAACGCAATATCCGTCGTATCACCACCTCTAGGCCGCCTATCAAGCAGCATAAAGCGTTGTACAAGCTCGCCTTGGACCTGACGAAAATCACCACCGCCCAGCCCTTATCAGCGAGACGAACCCGCTCGAAGGAGGCATCAACGCGCCGTTGA
- the gyrA gene encoding DNA gyrase subunit A, translated as METSYLDYAMSVIVGRALPDVRDGMKPVHRRVIYAMWDGGYRPDSAFSKSVKIVGDVMGNYHPHGDAAIYDTMVRMVQPWNLRYPLVAGQGNFGTAGDLGAAAPRYTEARMAQLAVEMVRDINEDTVDFQPNFDGSVQEPVVLTSRIPNLLINGSEGIAVGMATSIPPHNLREVAAGAQWYLEHPDATRDELLANLMLHISGPDFPTGATILGTKGIEDMYRTGKGSITQRAKVEVDEIHGRTCLIVSDLPYQVNPDRLLDRMVEGVKDGRLSGIADIRDESSGRAGQRIVVVLKRDAVPKVVLNNLYKHTQLQNNFSANMLALVDGVPRTLSLDGFIHHWVQHQVEVISRRTAFRLRKAEERLMILEGLVKALDMLDEVIALIRRSPTVDEARTGLIELLDINEIQADHILAMQLRRLAALERQKILDERDEKLALCADYRDILAKPERQRAIISEELAEVVDKYGDDRRTTILPFDGEMSVEDLIPEEDIVVTVTRSGFIKRTRVCEYRAQRRGGKGVKGTTLRSDDVVEHMGIASTHDWHLFFTNLGRVYRVKGYEIPEGSRESKGQHVANVLALQPGENIAAAFTLRTYDQADYLVLATEDGMVKKTKLSDYDSSRTGGLIAINLREHVDGSTDQVVSAQLINEGDELILVSRQGQSLRFTADDESLRPMGRATAGVRGMKFRDGDSLLAMEVIRENSEVFVITDGGFAKRTSVDQYRPQNRGGLGIRVAKVVENRGHLVGALITQPGDEVVVIMEGGKVVRSFVDEVNLTGRNTQGVRFVRPDNGDHVLAMAPVFEQETESSAESADGVVNSADGVGNQDNSAQEG; from the coding sequence ATGGAGACGTCGTATCTCGACTACGCGATGTCCGTCATCGTGGGTCGTGCCCTGCCAGACGTTCGTGACGGTATGAAGCCCGTCCACCGCCGCGTCATCTACGCCATGTGGGACGGCGGCTACCGTCCCGATTCGGCTTTCTCGAAGTCGGTGAAGATCGTCGGCGACGTCATGGGTAACTATCACCCGCACGGCGACGCCGCTATCTACGACACGATGGTGCGCATGGTTCAGCCGTGGAATCTGCGCTACCCGCTCGTGGCAGGCCAGGGTAACTTCGGAACAGCGGGTGACCTAGGAGCGGCAGCGCCCAGGTACACCGAGGCCAGGATGGCTCAGCTGGCCGTAGAAATGGTTCGCGACATCAACGAAGATACCGTTGATTTTCAGCCGAACTTTGACGGTTCGGTTCAAGAGCCGGTGGTGCTGACCAGCCGCATTCCCAACCTGCTCATCAACGGATCCGAAGGCATCGCCGTCGGCATGGCCACGTCGATACCGCCGCACAACCTGCGCGAAGTGGCCGCTGGCGCCCAGTGGTACCTCGAGCACCCGGACGCCACCCGCGACGAACTGCTCGCCAACCTCATGCTGCACATCTCCGGCCCTGACTTCCCGACGGGTGCCACAATCCTCGGTACCAAGGGAATCGAGGACATGTACCGCACAGGCAAGGGCTCGATCACCCAGCGCGCGAAGGTGGAAGTCGACGAGATCCACGGCCGCACCTGCCTGATCGTCTCCGACCTTCCCTACCAGGTCAACCCCGACCGTCTCCTCGACCGCATGGTCGAGGGCGTCAAAGACGGCCGCCTGTCTGGAATCGCCGACATTCGTGACGAGTCCTCGGGTCGCGCTGGTCAGCGCATCGTCGTCGTGCTCAAGCGCGACGCCGTGCCGAAGGTTGTCCTCAACAACCTGTACAAGCACACCCAACTACAGAACAATTTCTCCGCAAACATGCTCGCGCTCGTCGACGGCGTGCCGCGCACGCTCTCCCTCGACGGCTTCATCCATCACTGGGTTCAGCACCAGGTAGAGGTCATCAGTCGCCGCACGGCATTCCGCCTGCGCAAGGCCGAAGAGCGCCTCATGATCTTGGAGGGGCTGGTCAAGGCGCTCGACATGCTCGACGAGGTCATCGCACTCATTCGCCGTTCCCCCACGGTTGACGAGGCGCGCACCGGGCTCATCGAGCTGCTGGATATCAACGAGATCCAGGCCGACCACATCCTCGCCATGCAGCTGCGCCGCTTGGCCGCCCTCGAGCGGCAAAAGATTCTCGACGAGCGCGACGAGAAGCTCGCCCTGTGCGCGGATTACCGCGACATCCTGGCCAAGCCAGAGCGGCAGCGCGCGATTATTTCCGAAGAGCTCGCCGAAGTGGTGGACAAGTATGGCGACGACCGTCGCACCACGATTTTGCCCTTCGACGGCGAAATGAGCGTCGAGGACCTCATCCCTGAGGAAGACATCGTCGTCACGGTCACTCGCTCGGGCTTCATCAAGCGCACCAGGGTCTGCGAATACCGCGCCCAGCGCCGTGGGGGCAAAGGAGTCAAGGGAACGACGCTGCGCAGCGACGACGTCGTCGAACACATGGGCATCGCCTCCACCCACGATTGGCACCTATTCTTCACGAACCTCGGCCGGGTCTACCGCGTCAAGGGATACGAGATCCCAGAGGGTTCGCGCGAGTCCAAAGGACAGCACGTGGCCAACGTGCTCGCACTCCAGCCCGGTGAGAACATCGCGGCCGCCTTCACGCTGCGCACCTACGACCAGGCGGACTATTTGGTGCTGGCCACCGAGGATGGCATGGTGAAAAAGACCAAGCTCTCCGACTACGACTCTTCTCGCACCGGCGGCCTCATCGCCATCAACCTGCGTGAGCACGTGGACGGATCTACCGATCAGGTGGTCTCCGCCCAGCTCATCAACGAAGGCGACGAACTCATCCTCGTCTCTCGCCAAGGCCAGTCGCTGCGCTTCACCGCCGACGACGAATCGTTGCGTCCCATGGGCCGCGCGACCGCCGGTGTGCGGGGCATGAAGTTCCGCGACGGCGACAGCCTGCTCGCCATGGAAGTGATCCGCGAGAACTCCGAGGTCTTCGTCATCACCGACGGCGGCTTCGCCAAGCGCACGAGCGTCGACCAGTACCGCCCGCAAAACCGCGGTGGCCTCGGCATCCGCGTGGCCAAAGTGGTGGAAAACCGCGGCCACCTCGTCGGCGCTCTCATCACCCAACCCGGCGACGAGGTGGTTGTCATCATGGAAGGCGGCAAGGTCGTGCGCTCCTTCGTCGACGAAGTCAACCTCACCGGGCGTAACACCCAAGGCGTCCGCTTCGTCCGCCCCGACAACGGAGACCACGTCCTCGCGATGGCACCCGTCTTCGAACAGGAGACGGAATCTTCGGCGGAGTCCGCCGACGGCGTCGTGAATTCGGCCGACGGGGTCGGCAATCAGGACAACTCGGCACAAGAAGGGTGA